The sequence GAAGTGGCCTTACAACATGTCCGACTGGATCGTATTGAGCAATAGGATATTTATCTATTTCAACTTCAACTAGATTTTCCTTATTACTTTCTTCATAAAAAGTTATATCAGACTCCTTTAATTGAATAGTTGATAATATTCTATCATCAAGAGGTGTTGCAATTAAATTACCTTCTTCTAATTCAAGAATAGAAAGTAAATTTGATGTAGACCTTTCTAAAATGCAATGAACTATACCTTCTGGAGATCTTCTTCTTACAGCTTCTCTAGAAATAGTAACTAAAACTCTATCTCCGTTCCACGCTTGATTTAGAAATTGATCTCTTATATAAATGTCTTCTCCAGCTCCATCTTCCCTCACCGCGAAACAATATCCCTTACTACTACACCGCAGGCGGGCCTCCAAAAATGAACTGTTAGCTACTCTTAAGAGTCCTTCATCTGACTTTTGGATAATACCAAGCTTAGTAAAGGCTTGAACGGCTATCTCTAACTTTTGCCGATCATTCTTTTTTGATAATTTTAAAATTTTCTCAATTTTCTTCTGCTCCTGTGCTTTCTCTACACTTAGTTGTTCCAGAAGTTTTGCTGACGAGAACATAATAAGAAGATTAGAAGTGGGCTAATAATTAGGAATTTAATTAGTAAGTTGTTCTATTAGGAAGTCTGCAGTGGTAGGGATCCTTTACTCTCACCGTTGAAAAAATATTTCTCTGGTGGTATTTAAAGATGATCCTCGGTTTTTTTTGTAAGGGGCCAGAGCAACTTGGCACCTATTAGTAGGAATCCTAAAGCGGCAAGTGTTTTTAAAATATCACTTGGAATCATTGCTGCAATAGAACTTCCAGCTACTACACCAAAGAAGCTAGCAAGAACAAGTGCGCATGATGAGCCTAAAAGGACTGCTAGAGGCCTATTAGAGGAACCACTGATGGCAACAGTTGCTAATTGAGTTTTATCTCCTAGTTCAGCCAAGAAGACAGTTGTGAAAGTCGTTAGGAAAAGAGTAAACATTTAGGAATAACGAAGGTTTTGATATATAGACACAATGGACTGAGAAGAAATTAATAGGCCAATACCAACCATTAACAAACCAGCAATATAGTTAAATCGTTCAGCAGGCATAACTCTTGATAACCATCTACCTAGTAGAACACCAACTACGCTAGAGCATATCAATGCCAAGGCTGCTCCAATAAATACTATTAATGGCTTACCTGACTGAGCCGTTAATAATAATGTAGCTATCTGCGTTTTGTCACCTAATTCCGCCAAGAAAACAGTAGTAAATGTTGTTATAAAGACACGTGTAAACCCTTTTTGTTCATTGGTTTTTGGTTCTTGTATCAATTTCTTATTCATTGTAAAGTACCTCTTATTTTTTTCTAATTTCTGTTTCAAATCTTTTTAAAACGGCACTATCTTTGCCATATATATGATTAATTTGATCTCGACAGCAATTAATTGCGAATAATTCGACTTGATTTTGCTCTATATTAAAAATATTAGAAATATTAGATACTCTGCAAAAGTCGGGCCTTTCATCATAAATATTACAGTTGCATGAATCCACATTATAGTTGACACACCATCCATTTTTATCTACAAGAGAAAAATATTTTTTTGTTTGCTCTTGATCAAGAAATCTAAGTGCTTCTAGCCTTTCCTCCGGTGACAATCGACAACAAGCACCGCAATTGTTGATGCATTTCCAGTGGAGCATGGATGTTCGGATCATTTAAAGCTGTGACAACGCGTCACAGCGTTGGCTTAAGAATGGACTTTAGGACGGTCTTTCTCTTATTGTGTAATACAGGTAATCAAACCTAATTCGATTCTACGTCGTCTCAAACACACAAACATGGGCAACCTCATACCACTTGCAGCTGTCGTCCTTGCAGGACCAGCAATAATCGCTCTCATCTTCTATAGAAGGTAAGCTGATTTAAACTCTTTTAATTGAAGGACGACCCATGCCTAGAGGATGGAATTATAGTCATGGGATTTT comes from Prochlorococcus sp. MIT 1307 and encodes:
- a CDS encoding TMEM165/GDT1 family protein, with amino-acid sequence MNKKLIQEPKTNEQKGFTRVFITTFTTVFLAELGDKTQIATLLLTAQSGKPLIVFIGAALALICSSVVGVLLGRWLSRVMPAERFNYIAGLLMVGIGLLISSQSIVSIYQNLRYS
- a CDS encoding TMEM165/GDT1 family protein, with product MFTLFLTTFTTVFLAELGDKTQLATVAISGSSNRPLAVLLGSSCALVLASFFGVVAGSSIAAMIPSDILKTLAALGFLLIGAKLLWPLTKKTEDHL
- a CDS encoding YkgJ family cysteine cluster protein encodes the protein MIRTSMLHWKCINNCGACCRLSPEERLEALRFLDQEQTKKYFSLVDKNGWCVNYNVDSCNCNIYDERPDFCRVSNISNIFNIEQNQVELFAINCCRDQINHIYGKDSAVLKRFETEIRKK
- the psb30 gene encoding photosystem II reaction center protein Ycf12/Psb30 translates to MGNLIPLAAVVLAGPAIIALIFYRR